A single window of Jiangella alkaliphila DNA harbors:
- a CDS encoding ABC transporter permease, whose translation MAGAWLRLEWRRRWRSLLVLALLVAFAAGTVLTAVAGARRGDSAVDRLTARTLPATVEVRPEDPGFDWDVVRDLPGVEAVALAAPTTWTIDGLPPGSESFESPADREFFRYVERAVVIDGRLPDPARPDEAVVTPAFVEQHGLGVGDTVTLRLPVAGAVETRIVGMIRSPLLSDSPEQPGRLMPSAGLFAAYPDDFAAPGGVAFSGLVRLAADRTGEQFLTDLATATGRSDITVWPHAATMAYVQRIAGIESAGLLVFAAAAGLAAVALVGQALARYAATTAADLRVVAALGLTPAQARRTAAAAPGLAAATGALLGVAAAGVASRWFPYGFAAYVEPDPGADLDLPVLGTGLVLIPALAVAGALVAARRVWSGTGPGGRPAAVHRPSAVAALASRYGLPVPLVVGARYALEPGHGPAAVPVRPALAGATIGVLGVLAAATFAAAVDDATTNPARYGQVHDLEAPLGADPASADAVLAAVATDPDVSAVNDSRIGSATAAGETVAVFSLDSVMGRFDPVVLEGRLPHSGDEIALAPYTAEALAAAPGDRIDLTGTTDGARRLTVTGLAFLPESAENYYNVGAWATPAGFGDLFDGPMARTAHIVLRPGADAAVVAERLSAALPAAADGGAAVRPRLERDSSPELLQLQRLPLFLAGFLGVLAVGAVGHALASAVRRRRHDLAVLRAVGMTRRQCRGVVLTQASVVAVAGLLVGLPLGVALGRTVWRYVADATMVHYVPPDVTAVLLLAVPVALLAANLLAAWPSQRAASMRVGSVLRAE comes from the coding sequence ATGGCCGGGGCCTGGCTGCGGCTGGAGTGGCGGCGGCGGTGGCGGTCGCTGCTGGTGCTGGCGCTGCTCGTCGCGTTCGCGGCCGGCACAGTGCTGACGGCGGTCGCCGGCGCCCGGCGCGGTGACAGTGCCGTCGACCGGCTCACCGCGCGGACACTGCCGGCCACCGTCGAGGTGCGGCCCGAGGACCCCGGCTTCGACTGGGACGTCGTTCGCGACCTGCCCGGCGTCGAGGCCGTCGCCCTGGCAGCGCCCACGACGTGGACGATCGACGGGCTTCCGCCCGGCAGCGAGTCGTTCGAGTCGCCGGCCGATCGCGAGTTCTTCCGCTACGTCGAACGGGCCGTAGTAATCGACGGCCGGCTGCCCGACCCGGCCCGCCCCGACGAGGCCGTCGTCACGCCGGCGTTCGTCGAGCAGCACGGTCTGGGCGTCGGCGACACCGTCACGCTGCGGCTGCCCGTCGCGGGTGCCGTCGAGACCCGCATCGTCGGCATGATCCGATCGCCGCTGCTCAGCGACAGCCCGGAGCAGCCGGGCCGGCTGATGCCGTCCGCCGGGTTGTTCGCCGCCTACCCGGACGACTTCGCCGCGCCGGGAGGTGTGGCGTTCAGCGGGCTGGTGCGGCTGGCCGCGGACCGTACCGGGGAGCAGTTTCTGACCGACCTCGCCACGGCCACCGGGCGCAGCGACATCACCGTGTGGCCGCATGCGGCCACGATGGCCTATGTGCAGCGCATTGCCGGCATCGAGTCGGCCGGGCTGCTGGTGTTCGCCGCCGCCGCAGGGCTGGCCGCCGTCGCGCTGGTCGGCCAGGCACTGGCCCGCTACGCCGCGACGACGGCGGCGGACCTGCGGGTGGTCGCGGCGCTCGGACTGACGCCCGCCCAGGCCCGCCGGACCGCCGCTGCGGCGCCCGGGCTGGCGGCGGCCACCGGTGCGCTGCTCGGCGTGGCCGCTGCCGGCGTGGCGTCGCGGTGGTTCCCGTACGGCTTCGCGGCGTACGTCGAGCCGGACCCGGGCGCCGACCTCGACCTGCCGGTGCTCGGCACTGGCCTGGTGCTGATCCCGGCGCTGGCCGTCGCGGGTGCGCTGGTCGCGGCGCGGCGGGTCTGGTCCGGGACAGGCCCGGGCGGCCGTCCCGCCGCGGTGCATCGGCCGTCGGCCGTGGCGGCGCTGGCCAGCAGGTACGGGCTGCCGGTCCCGTTGGTCGTCGGTGCCCGGTACGCGCTGGAGCCAGGGCACGGGCCGGCCGCGGTCCCGGTGCGCCCGGCGCTGGCCGGAGCGACGATCGGCGTGCTGGGCGTCCTCGCCGCGGCCACGTTCGCCGCCGCCGTCGACGACGCCACCACGAACCCGGCCCGCTACGGGCAGGTGCACGACCTCGAGGCGCCGCTGGGCGCCGATCCCGCCTCGGCCGATGCCGTCCTCGCCGCCGTCGCCACCGACCCGGACGTCAGTGCGGTGAACGACAGCCGGATCGGCAGCGCGACCGCGGCGGGCGAGACCGTCGCGGTCTTCTCGCTGGACTCCGTCATGGGCCGGTTCGACCCTGTCGTGCTCGAGGGCCGGCTGCCCCACAGCGGCGACGAGATCGCGCTGGCGCCGTACACCGCCGAGGCGCTGGCCGCCGCGCCGGGTGACCGGATCGACCTGACCGGCACCACGGACGGCGCTCGCAGGCTGACCGTCACCGGACTGGCCTTCCTGCCCGAGAGCGCGGAGAACTACTACAACGTCGGGGCGTGGGCCACGCCCGCCGGTTTCGGTGATCTGTTCGACGGTCCCATGGCGCGGACGGCGCACATCGTGCTGCGCCCCGGGGCCGACGCCGCCGTCGTCGCCGAACGGCTGTCGGCGGCGCTGCCGGCCGCGGCCGACGGGGGCGCGGCGGTGCGGCCGCGGCTGGAGCGCGACAGCTCGCCGGAGCTGCTGCAGCTCCAGCGCCTGCCGCTGTTCCTGGCCGGGTTCCTGGGCGTGCTGGCGGTCGGCGCGGTGGGGCACGCACTGGCGTCGGCGGTGCGGCGGCGCCGGCACGACCTCGCCGTGCTGCGTGCGGTCGGGATGACCCGCCGGCAGTGCCGCGGCGTGGTGCTCACCCAGGCCAGC
- a CDS encoding FtsX-like permease family protein → MTAAWLRLDLRRRWRSLLVLALLVALAAGTVMTAVAGARRGETAGDRLAERTLPADVAVLPNQPLFDWAPVRDLPEVAALSTFGGAAYVVDEIPAEAVSGVVSGEDAMRALERPVVLAGRAPDPERADEVVITPSFEESFGLGVGDGVTIRLFQQESAAAFRDDPAVPPDGPVVEARIVGMVQSFWYGETLGSPGQLIFSPGLAARYPDEVGPNSSNAVHNAIVRLHGGEAAIPEFLAAVEGIAGRPIDTFDLVEMFRNHGREVTGFEADALMVFALAAAAAAVFLVGQPVARYAAATVADLQALRAVGMLPRQVVLAAAIGPVLAAAAGAVAGAALSVVASRWFPIGLAATVEPDPGTDADALVLVTGLIAVPVLVAVAALAAAALALRAARAGSYRRRSAVAGAVAAAGLPVPVVVGTRFALEPGRGRYAVPVRPALLGAVTGVVGVLAAFTFSSGVDDASGDLRRFGQTHQLGAWFGENNEHFLPEEELPALLAAVAADPDVEAVNDSRIGSADIDGVSAAVYSYAPVGDGALDVVVLEGRMPVRPDEIALAPVTADAVGAAVGDVVDPAGTGTSTVTGIAFVPDGAHNDYTTGAWVTRDGYDALFADAFKFHETHVALRPGADAAAVAARLAETTGLELAPPEPPTPVAEIRQIRTLPTVLAAFLAVLALGAVGHALATAVRRRRHELAVLRAVGLTRPQARGIVATQASVLALAGLLVGIPLGIALGRVVWRYVADTTPLFYVPPVAATALLLVVPVALLAANLLAAWPSQRAASMRVGSVLRAE, encoded by the coding sequence ATGACGGCGGCCTGGCTGCGGCTGGACCTGCGGCGCCGGTGGCGGTCGCTACTGGTGCTGGCGCTGCTGGTGGCGCTGGCCGCCGGGACGGTCATGACGGCGGTCGCGGGTGCCCGGCGCGGTGAGACCGCCGGCGACCGGCTGGCGGAACGGACGCTGCCGGCCGACGTCGCCGTCCTGCCGAACCAGCCCCTCTTCGACTGGGCCCCGGTGCGGGACCTGCCCGAGGTGGCGGCGCTGTCGACGTTCGGCGGCGCCGCCTACGTCGTCGACGAGATCCCGGCCGAGGCCGTCTCCGGCGTGGTCAGCGGCGAGGACGCGATGCGGGCGCTGGAGCGGCCGGTCGTCCTGGCCGGCCGGGCGCCGGACCCGGAGCGGGCCGACGAGGTCGTCATCACGCCGTCGTTCGAGGAGAGCTTCGGGCTGGGCGTCGGCGATGGCGTGACGATCCGGCTGTTCCAGCAGGAGTCGGCGGCCGCCTTCCGCGACGACCCGGCGGTGCCGCCCGACGGGCCGGTGGTCGAGGCTCGGATCGTCGGCATGGTCCAGTCGTTCTGGTACGGCGAGACGCTCGGGTCGCCGGGACAGCTGATCTTCTCGCCCGGCCTGGCCGCGCGGTATCCGGACGAGGTCGGCCCCAACTCGTCGAACGCCGTCCACAACGCGATCGTCCGCCTGCACGGCGGCGAGGCCGCGATCCCGGAGTTCCTGGCCGCGGTCGAGGGCATCGCCGGTCGCCCGATCGACACGTTCGACCTGGTCGAGATGTTCCGCAACCACGGCCGGGAGGTCACCGGCTTCGAGGCCGACGCGCTGATGGTGTTCGCTCTGGCCGCGGCGGCCGCCGCGGTGTTCCTGGTGGGCCAGCCGGTGGCCCGGTACGCCGCGGCCACGGTGGCCGACCTGCAGGCGCTGCGGGCCGTGGGCATGCTGCCGCGGCAGGTGGTGCTGGCGGCCGCGATCGGCCCGGTGCTGGCCGCCGCCGCCGGCGCCGTGGCCGGCGCGGCGCTCTCGGTGGTGGCGTCGCGGTGGTTCCCGATCGGTCTCGCGGCGACCGTCGAGCCCGATCCGGGGACGGACGCCGACGCGCTGGTGCTGGTCACCGGCCTGATCGCGGTGCCGGTGCTGGTGGCGGTGGCGGCCCTGGCCGCGGCCGCGCTGGCCCTGCGCGCGGCCCGGGCGGGGTCGTACCGCCGGCGCTCGGCGGTCGCGGGTGCCGTCGCCGCCGCCGGGCTGCCGGTCCCCGTCGTGGTCGGCACCCGGTTCGCGCTGGAGCCCGGCCGCGGCCGGTACGCGGTGCCGGTGCGGCCGGCCCTGCTGGGCGCCGTGACGGGCGTGGTCGGCGTGCTCGCGGCGTTCACGTTCTCCAGCGGCGTCGACGACGCGTCGGGCGACCTGCGCCGGTTCGGCCAGACGCATCAGCTGGGTGCGTGGTTCGGGGAGAACAACGAGCACTTCCTGCCGGAGGAGGAGCTGCCGGCCCTGCTGGCCGCCGTCGCCGCCGATCCCGACGTCGAGGCGGTGAACGACTCTCGCATCGGATCGGCCGACATCGACGGCGTGTCCGCGGCGGTCTACTCCTACGCCCCGGTCGGCGACGGCGCGCTGGACGTCGTCGTGCTGGAGGGCCGGATGCCGGTGCGACCGGACGAGATCGCGCTGGCCCCGGTGACCGCCGACGCCGTCGGAGCTGCCGTCGGCGACGTGGTCGACCCGGCCGGGACCGGCACGTCCACCGTCACCGGGATCGCGTTCGTGCCCGACGGCGCACACAACGACTACACGACCGGCGCCTGGGTCACGCGCGACGGCTACGACGCGCTCTTCGCCGACGCCTTCAAGTTCCACGAGACGCACGTCGCGCTGCGCCCGGGCGCCGACGCGGCCGCCGTGGCCGCGCGGCTGGCCGAGACCACCGGCCTTGAGCTGGCCCCGCCCGAACCGCCGACGCCGGTCGCGGAGATCCGGCAGATCCGGACGCTGCCGACGGTGCTCGCGGCGTTCCTCGCGGTGCTGGCGCTGGGCGCGGTCGGGCACGCGCTGGCCACCGCGGTGCGCCGGCGCCGGCACGAGCTGGCCGTGCTGCGCGCCGTCGGGCTGACCCGGCCGCAGGCCCGCGGCATCGTCGCCACACAGGCCAGTGTGCTGGCGCTGGCCGGGCTGCTGGTGGGCATCCCGCTGGGCATCGCGCTGGGCCGGGTGGTGTGGCGGTACGTCGCCGACACGACGCCGCTGTTCTACGTGCCGCCGGTGGCCGCGACGGCGCTGCTGCTGGTCGTGCCGGTGGCGCTGCTGGCCGCCAACCTGCTGGCGGCCTGGCCGTCGCAGCGGGCGGCGTCGATGCGGGTCGGCTCCGTGCTGAGGGCCGAGTGA
- a CDS encoding ABC transporter permease, whose protein sequence is MTAVRAWLRLDTRRRWRSLLVMALLVALAAGTVMTALSGARRGTTAIDRLVERTLPATIAVLPNQAGFDWDAVRALPEVAGLTTFVLTGAYVVDELPQDSYAAGFPPGDDEVFRTIERPVVLDGRLPDPARADEVVVSRRFEETYGLGVGDAITLRLFSPETQDSLPFASTVLPEPDGPVVDATIVGIIRSPWFSDVVGDSQGGLSPSPGLFAQYRDNLLGASGQGELNALVRLRGGEADVASFKAGLQEVSGRSDIDFMDLAEDGRHLNDVLRFEADALQAFALAAGAAAIFLVGQAVARYAASAAAELQVARALGMTVGQSTVAAAAGPVGAAVAGTLLGAAGAVVASRWFPVGTAALFEPDPGFDVDPLVIGGIGAATVLLAAAGAGIAARLALRSARTTRRGRPSALAAAARRAGAPVPVVVGARFALEPGRGRQAVPVRPALVGAVVGVLGVIAAFTFSDGVEDAADHPERFGQVYQLASFVGDAGEDFGPVDQVLSVFADDPQVRVVNDTRVAVAVAESRPVTLFTLDQAGREPLRPVLVEGRAPEQPGELVLAPGSADALDVGVGDVVTMSGTAGDRDLTVTGLAFVPEGPHNNYVTGGWVTGDGFDTLFDPASTVSPAFKYHLVLLGLEPGADPMAVMQRLEETVVPVIAAATGEPPESITEVVLPVEPPSRLAELRQVRTLPVFLAGFLAVLALGAVGHALATAVRRRRHEVAVLRALGMTRWQSRWVVVTQASLLALIGLAIGVPLGLALGRTVWRYVAETTPLLYVAPLAALALLLVVPLALVAANLLAAWPSHRAAALRVGSVLRAE, encoded by the coding sequence GTGACCGCCGTCCGCGCCTGGCTGCGGCTGGACACCCGGCGCCGGTGGCGCTCGCTGCTGGTGATGGCGCTGCTGGTAGCGCTGGCCGCGGGCACCGTCATGACGGCGCTGTCCGGCGCCCGCCGCGGCACGACCGCCATCGACCGCCTGGTGGAGCGGACGCTGCCGGCCACCATCGCCGTGCTGCCGAACCAGGCGGGCTTCGACTGGGACGCGGTCCGCGCGCTGCCCGAGGTCGCGGGGCTGACGACGTTCGTGCTGACCGGCGCGTACGTGGTCGACGAGCTGCCGCAGGACTCGTACGCCGCCGGCTTCCCGCCCGGCGACGACGAGGTGTTCCGGACCATCGAGCGCCCGGTGGTCCTCGACGGGCGGCTGCCCGACCCGGCGCGGGCCGACGAGGTCGTCGTCAGCCGGAGGTTCGAGGAGACCTACGGGCTGGGCGTCGGCGACGCCATCACGCTGCGGCTGTTCTCGCCGGAGACGCAGGACAGCCTGCCGTTCGCCTCGACGGTGCTGCCCGAACCGGACGGCCCGGTCGTCGACGCCACGATCGTCGGGATCATCCGGTCGCCCTGGTTCAGCGACGTCGTCGGCGACTCCCAGGGCGGGCTGTCGCCGTCGCCTGGCCTGTTCGCTCAGTACCGCGACAACCTGCTCGGCGCCTCCGGTCAGGGCGAGCTCAACGCGCTGGTCCGGCTGCGCGGCGGCGAGGCGGACGTCGCGTCGTTCAAGGCCGGCCTGCAGGAGGTCAGCGGCCGTAGCGATATCGACTTCATGGACCTCGCCGAGGACGGCCGGCACCTGAACGACGTCCTCCGGTTCGAGGCCGACGCGCTGCAGGCGTTCGCGCTCGCGGCCGGCGCGGCGGCGATCTTCCTCGTCGGCCAGGCGGTGGCTCGGTACGCGGCGTCGGCGGCGGCCGAGCTGCAGGTCGCCCGGGCCCTGGGCATGACGGTGGGCCAGTCGACGGTGGCCGCCGCGGCCGGCCCGGTCGGCGCCGCTGTGGCCGGCACGCTGCTGGGCGCGGCCGGAGCGGTGGTCGCGTCGCGCTGGTTCCCGGTCGGCACCGCCGCGCTGTTCGAGCCCGACCCGGGCTTCGACGTCGACCCGCTGGTCATCGGCGGCATCGGGGCGGCGACGGTGCTGCTGGCCGCGGCCGGTGCCGGCATAGCGGCCCGGCTGGCCCTGCGCTCGGCCCGGACGACCCGCCGCGGCCGGCCGTCGGCGCTCGCGGCCGCGGCCCGGCGGGCGGGCGCCCCGGTGCCGGTGGTCGTCGGCGCCCGGTTCGCGCTGGAGCCCGGCCGCGGCCGGCAGGCGGTGCCGGTGCGTCCGGCGCTGGTGGGCGCTGTGGTCGGGGTGCTCGGCGTCATCGCGGCGTTCACCTTCTCCGACGGCGTCGAGGACGCGGCCGACCACCCGGAGCGGTTCGGGCAGGTGTACCAGCTGGCGTCGTTCGTCGGCGACGCCGGGGAGGACTTCGGCCCGGTCGACCAGGTGCTGTCCGTCTTCGCCGACGACCCGCAGGTGCGCGTCGTCAACGACACGCGGGTCGCGGTGGCCGTCGCCGAGAGCCGCCCGGTCACGCTGTTCACGCTGGACCAGGCCGGACGGGAGCCACTGCGGCCGGTGCTGGTGGAGGGCCGGGCGCCGGAGCAGCCGGGCGAGCTGGTGCTGGCACCGGGCAGCGCCGACGCGCTGGACGTCGGCGTCGGCGACGTCGTGACGATGTCCGGGACCGCGGGCGACCGCGACCTCACCGTCACCGGCCTCGCGTTCGTGCCCGAGGGCCCGCACAACAACTACGTCACCGGCGGCTGGGTCACCGGCGACGGCTTCGACACGCTGTTCGACCCGGCCAGCACGGTGTCGCCGGCGTTCAAGTACCACCTGGTGCTGCTCGGGCTGGAGCCCGGCGCCGATCCGATGGCGGTGATGCAGCGGCTGGAGGAGACGGTCGTGCCGGTGATCGCGGCGGCCACGGGGGAGCCGCCGGAGTCGATCACCGAGGTCGTCCTGCCGGTCGAGCCGCCCAGCCGGCTGGCCGAGCTGCGCCAGGTCAGGACGCTGCCGGTGTTTCTGGCCGGGTTCCTCGCCGTGCTGGCGCTGGGCGCGGTCGGGCACGCGCTGGCCACCGCCGTCCGGCGGCGCCGGCACGAGGTCGCGGTGCTGCGGGCGCTGGGCATGACGCGGTGGCAGTCGCGCTGGGTCGTCGTCACCCAGGCCAGCCTGCTCGCGCTGATCGGGCTGGCGATCGGCGTGCCGCTCGGCCTGGCCCTGGGCCGCACCGTCTGGCGCTACGTCGCCGAGACCACGCCGCTGCTCTACGTCGCTCCGCTGGCGGCGCTCGCGCTGCTGCTGGTGGTGCCGCTGGCGCTGGTGGCGGCGAACCTGCTGGCGGCCTGGCCGTCGCACCGGGCGGCGGCGCTGCGGGTCGGCAGTGTGCTGAGGGCCGAGTGA
- a CDS encoding ABC transporter ATP-binding protein: MTALLARGVRRTFEAELAPVRALRGIDLQVDGGEFVALMGPSGCGKSTLLNIFAGLDQADEGKVVVDDLVVSGRDENWLARFRRHHVGIVFQFFNLLEGVSALDNIALPAILGGLRRKAAESRARDLLDLLGLGDRTEQLPSVLSGGQRQRLAIARALVNEPAVLLADEPTGALDSEGGAEILELFRRLHGDGQTILMVTHSADVAAGASRVVRMRDGRIDSDDGVRVGPAGSAAVVEERAP, translated from the coding sequence ATGACCGCATTGCTGGCTCGAGGGGTCCGCCGGACGTTCGAGGCGGAGCTGGCGCCCGTCCGCGCGCTGCGCGGGATCGATCTACAGGTGGACGGCGGCGAGTTCGTCGCGCTGATGGGGCCGTCGGGCTGCGGCAAGTCCACGCTGCTGAACATCTTCGCCGGGCTCGACCAGGCCGACGAGGGCAAGGTGGTCGTCGACGACCTCGTGGTGAGCGGCCGCGACGAGAACTGGCTGGCCCGGTTCCGCCGGCACCACGTCGGCATCGTGTTCCAGTTCTTCAACCTGCTCGAGGGCGTCTCGGCGCTGGACAACATCGCACTGCCGGCGATCCTCGGCGGGCTGCGCCGGAAGGCGGCCGAGTCGCGCGCTCGCGACCTGCTCGACCTGCTGGGCCTCGGCGACCGCACCGAGCAGTTGCCGTCGGTGCTCTCCGGCGGGCAGCGGCAGCGGCTGGCGATCGCCCGGGCGCTGGTGAACGAGCCGGCCGTGCTGCTGGCCGACGAGCCGACCGGCGCGCTGGACAGCGAGGGCGGCGCGGAGATCCTGGAGCTGTTCCGCCGGCTGCACGGCGACGGCCAGACCATCCTCATGGTCACCCACTCCGCCGACGTCGCGGCCGGCGCGTCGCGGGTGGTGCGCATGCGCGACGGCCGCATCGACAGCGACGACGGCGTGCGGGTCGGGCCGGCCGGCTCGGCGGCCGTGGTGGAGGAGCGCGCTCCGTGA
- a CDS encoding adenylate/guanylate cyclase domain-containing protein yields the protein MTSADARITVLLADDNLLVREGVRALLRVAGDVDVVAMAEDYDGLVQQAIEHRPQVVVTDIRMPPRFADEGIEAAKEVRKRLPGTGVVVLSQYDDPEYAVALLAQGAAGYAYLLKERVADGDRLARAVREVAAGGSMLDPEIVQALVTPARGGAGLSADEERLLTMVAEGRAVKAIAASLQSTPEAVDHAVQELFLHLARDASSGVRGALQRLRKLHTAILEREEQGETLTRLLPSGLADKLRDDPGAVARTERLVVTVLMSDVRGYSGIAERSDPSSLARQLNSHRRAMNGAILDQGGTVMQYVGDAVMAVFGAPFPQPDHAERALRAAHDMHRRQAVVDTQWAGEGLEPFGMGIGLSTGEVAAALLGSDERLEYTLVGDIVNLAQRLQDLARPAGTTVASEATAAAAPAWTFQRLDPVRVKGRDAAVTACRVLAPAAADDEVEEYSR from the coding sequence ATGACTTCCGCCGACGCGCGCATCACCGTGCTCCTCGCGGACGACAACCTGCTCGTCCGCGAGGGCGTACGGGCGCTGCTGCGTGTCGCCGGTGACGTCGACGTCGTCGCGATGGCCGAGGACTACGACGGCCTCGTGCAGCAGGCGATCGAGCACCGGCCGCAGGTCGTCGTCACGGACATCCGGATGCCGCCGCGGTTCGCCGACGAGGGGATCGAGGCGGCCAAGGAGGTCCGCAAGCGTCTTCCGGGAACGGGGGTCGTCGTGCTCTCGCAGTACGACGACCCGGAGTACGCGGTCGCACTGCTGGCCCAAGGGGCGGCCGGCTACGCATACTTGCTCAAGGAGCGGGTGGCGGACGGCGATCGGCTGGCCCGCGCGGTCCGCGAGGTCGCGGCGGGGGGTTCCATGCTCGACCCTGAGATCGTCCAGGCCCTGGTGACACCGGCGCGGGGCGGCGCCGGGCTGTCCGCCGACGAGGAACGGCTGCTCACCATGGTGGCCGAGGGGCGCGCCGTCAAGGCGATCGCCGCGAGCCTGCAGAGCACGCCGGAGGCGGTCGACCACGCCGTCCAGGAGCTGTTCCTGCACCTCGCCCGCGACGCCAGCTCCGGCGTGCGCGGCGCTCTGCAGCGGCTGCGCAAGCTGCACACCGCGATCCTGGAGCGCGAGGAGCAGGGCGAGACGCTCACCCGGCTGCTGCCGTCGGGGCTGGCCGACAAGCTGCGCGACGACCCCGGTGCGGTCGCGCGGACCGAGCGGCTGGTCGTCACCGTGCTGATGTCGGACGTGCGCGGCTACTCCGGCATCGCGGAGCGGTCCGACCCGTCGTCGCTGGCGCGACAGCTGAATTCGCACCGCCGGGCCATGAACGGTGCCATCCTCGACCAAGGGGGCACCGTGATGCAGTACGTGGGTGACGCCGTGATGGCGGTCTTCGGAGCACCGTTCCCGCAGCCGGACCACGCCGAGCGGGCGCTGCGCGCTGCCCACGACATGCATCGGCGGCAGGCCGTCGTCGACACCCAGTGGGCGGGCGAAGGGCTGGAGCCGTTCGGCATGGGCATCGGCCTGTCCACCGGCGAGGTGGCCGCGGCGCTGCTCGGCAGCGACGAGCGGCTGGAGTACACGCTGGTCGGCGACATCGTGAACCTGGCGCAACGCCTGCAGGACCTCGCCCGCCCGGCCGGAACGACGGTGGCCAGCGAGGCCACCGCGGCGGCCGCGCCCGCGTGGACGTTCCAGCGGCTGGACCCCGTGCGGGTCAAAGGCCGCGACGCTGCCGTCACGGCGTGCCGGGTGCTCGCGCCCGCCGCCGCGGACGACGAGGTGGAGGAGTACAGCCGATGA
- a CDS encoding cyclic nucleotide-binding domain-containing protein, with translation MTTRIESTATTLSWIPSEAVTGLTKAAFETGFTHYDPPPPDVVDDLEGLRADDRFRYANVLTGWADVEDGRIVRAGYGDAEGVLMGSTTVRIGRLGATFAAIALPVLRRDPEFRADGSVVLTQTCGGRTALPAPRAVPHPPFVKLQAPLVWTTLTLTIHPDGRAEPGLAGASPFPRHWVYDAAGALALKSGLTDYSAWSAHSFGTRTPWGEEDSPALTVEVESAAERVLSRLLMTGAQKPRIRTLAESELLTLQGEPGDELYLLLDGVLRVQVDGQRLADVGPGAVLGERALLEGGRRTSTLTAVTPVRVAVAQASAIDRERLAELAASHRREDVPA, from the coding sequence ATGACCACCCGCATCGAGTCCACCGCCACGACACTCTCGTGGATCCCGTCCGAGGCCGTCACGGGCCTCACCAAGGCCGCCTTCGAGACCGGCTTCACCCACTACGACCCGCCGCCGCCCGATGTCGTCGACGACCTGGAGGGCCTGCGCGCCGACGACCGGTTCCGGTACGCGAACGTGCTGACCGGCTGGGCCGACGTCGAGGACGGGCGGATCGTCCGGGCCGGCTACGGCGACGCCGAGGGCGTGCTGATGGGGTCGACGACGGTGCGCATCGGCCGGCTGGGCGCCACGTTCGCCGCGATCGCGCTGCCGGTGCTGCGCCGCGACCCGGAGTTCCGGGCCGACGGCAGTGTCGTGCTCACGCAGACCTGCGGCGGCCGCACCGCGCTGCCGGCGCCGCGCGCCGTCCCGCACCCGCCGTTCGTCAAGCTGCAGGCGCCGCTGGTGTGGACGACGCTGACGCTGACCATCCACCCGGACGGCCGCGCCGAGCCGGGCCTGGCCGGCGCCAGCCCGTTCCCGCGGCACTGGGTCTACGACGCCGCCGGTGCGCTGGCGCTGAAGTCCGGGCTGACGGACTACTCGGCGTGGTCGGCGCACTCGTTCGGCACCCGGACGCCGTGGGGCGAGGAGGACTCGCCCGCCCTGACCGTCGAGGTCGAGAGCGCCGCCGAGCGGGTGCTGTCGCGACTGCTGATGACCGGCGCGCAGAAGCCGCGCATCCGCACCCTGGCCGAGAGCGAGCTGCTCACGCTGCAGGGCGAGCCCGGCGACGAGCTCTACCTGCTGCTCGACGGCGTCCTGCGGGTCCAGGTCGACGGGCAGCGGCTGGCCGACGTCGGGCCCGGCGCGGTGCTGGGCGAACGGGCCCTCCTCGAGGGCGGGCGCCGGACGTCGACGCTGACCGCCGTCACGCCGGTGCGGGTCGCCGTCGCGCAGGCCTCGGCCATCGACCGCGAGCGGCTGGCCGAGCTCGCGGCGTCGCACCGCCGGGAGGACGTGCCGGCGTGA
- a CDS encoding MBL fold metallo-hydrolase has product MKVVLHGVRGSTPAPGAAFVRTGGHTSCVSVTVRGEAAPRLVLDAGTGLTNLTTLLGGAPYRGDLVLSHLHWDHVQGLPFFRSGDVDGADVRLWLPAQSGAEPGVAGSAAALLRRAMSPPHFPIGPDGLAGRWRFDACDAGWFEAGGARIRLADLPHKGGRTFGIRVEADGASFAYLPDHAAGAGDGPAADLVRGVDLLLHDAQFSDAERYWAEAYGHSTVGDAVALAARARVGRLVLIHHAPARPDDDVDELAAKHAAAAPLPVAVGREGDVLEP; this is encoded by the coding sequence GTGAAGGTCGTCCTGCACGGCGTCCGGGGCTCGACGCCCGCACCCGGTGCCGCGTTCGTGCGGACCGGCGGGCACACGTCGTGCGTCTCGGTCACCGTGCGGGGCGAGGCGGCCCCGCGGCTGGTGCTGGACGCGGGCACCGGGCTCACCAACCTGACGACGCTGCTGGGGGGCGCGCCGTACCGCGGTGACCTGGTGCTGAGCCACCTGCACTGGGACCACGTGCAGGGGCTGCCGTTCTTCCGCTCCGGCGACGTCGACGGCGCCGACGTGCGGCTGTGGCTGCCCGCCCAGAGCGGCGCCGAGCCGGGCGTCGCCGGGTCGGCGGCCGCGCTGCTGCGCCGGGCGATGTCGCCGCCGCACTTCCCGATCGGGCCGGACGGGCTGGCCGGGCGGTGGCGGTTCGACGCGTGCGACGCCGGCTGGTTTGAGGCGGGCGGGGCGCGGATCCGGCTGGCCGACCTGCCGCACAAGGGCGGGCGCACGTTCGGTATCAGGGTCGAGGCCGACGGCGCCTCGTTCGCCTACCTGCCCGACCACGCCGCCGGCGCCGGCGACGGACCCGCCGCCGACCTCGTCCGCGGCGTCGATCTGCTCCTGCACGACGCCCAGTTCTCCGACGCCGAGCGGTACTGGGCCGAGGCCTACGGCCACTCGACCGTCGGCGACGCGGTCGCGCTGGCCGCCCGTGCCCGGGTCGGCCGCCTGGTGCTGATCCACCACGCCCCCGCCCGCCCGGACGACGACGTGGACGAGCTGGCCGCGAAGCACGCCGCCGCCGCCCCACTCCCCGTCGCCGTCGGCCGCGAGGGCGACGTCCTGGAGCCGTGA